In Anthonomus grandis grandis chromosome 5, icAntGran1.3, whole genome shotgun sequence, the following are encoded in one genomic region:
- the LOC126736507 gene encoding UPF0585 protein CG18661, which translates to MLTIFRRLSGKMGSKINYPSADRNKTFILEVMQKYINPAESVKLLEVSSGTGQQAAFFATKFPKMTIQTSEVDLELFESIKAYASEVPNKNVKDPVKIDASQGPWSLVDAPYDYILNVNMFHVSPWNCSVGFFKYGSQVLKPGGLIFTYGALMIDGVITPQSNVDFDRSIRQRDPNCGLRDLRDLEKVAKENGIVLKQLYDLPANNKCCVWEKTA; encoded by the exons atCAAAAATAAACTACCCGTCGGCAGACCGGAACAAAACATTCATCCTAGAAGTAATGCAAAAATACATCAATCCTGCCGAATCGGTCAAACTGCTTGAGGTCTCTTCAGGAACTGGACAGCAAGCGGCCTTCTTCGCTACAAAATTTCCGAAAATGACCATTCAGACCAGTGAAGTGGATCTAGAGTTGTTCGAGAGCATTAAAGCTTATGCATCTGAG gttccgaataaaaatgttaaagatccCGTAAAAATAGATGCATCTCAAGGTCCATGGAGCCTCGTAGACGCGCCCTacgattatattttaaatgtgaatATGTTTCATGTGAGCCCATGGAATTGTTCTGTAGGGTTCTTTAAGTATGGAAGCCAA GTTCTAAAACCCGGTGGGCTGATCTTTACATATGGAGCTCTAATGATAGACGGCGTGATAACACCGCAGTCAAACGTGGATTTTGACAGGTCGATAAGGCAAAGAGATCCCAATTGTGGCTTAAGGGATCTAAGAGATTTAGAAAAAGTAGCCAAAGAAAATGGAATCGTTTTGAAGCAGTTATACGATTTACCTGCCAATAATAAGTGTTGTGTATGGGAGAAAACTGCTtga